CGCGATCCCATCTATGTCGGAGCGCTCGCCAATTCGTTTCTCCTCGCGCTGACCACCACTGCGCTGGCTCTCGGGATCGCGCTGCCGCTCGCGGTGGTCACCGATCGCTACGCCTTTCCTTTCAAAAACCTGCTCGGTGCCCTTGTGCTTGTGCCGATGATTCTGCCGCCCTTCGTGGGGGCCATCGGCATCAAGCAAATCCTCGGTCAATCCGGTGCGCTCAACAGCCTGATCATCGCGCTGGGCCTGCGTCCGTCGGGCTGGGCCTTCGACTGGCTCGGCGCCAACCAGTTTCTCGGCATCGCACTCGTCAACGCTTTGGCGCTCTACCCGATCATCTACCTCAACGCCGTCGCCGCACTCGCCAACATCGATCCCGCCCTCGAGGAAGCCGCGACCAACCTCGGTTGCACGGGCCTGCGCCGCTTCCGCAAGATCACGCTGCCGCTCATCACGCCGGGGCTCTTCGCCGGAGGAACGATCGTCTTCATCTGGTCCTTCACCGACCTCGGCGTGCCGCTCATCTTCGACTACGCGCGGGTCACGCCGGTCCAGATTTTTCACGGGCTGAAGGACATTGGCGGCAACCCGTTCCCCTTCGCGCTCGTGGCGATCACGCTCGCCGCCTCCGTCGCCATCTACGCGCTCGGGAAAGGCCTCTTCGGCCGCCAGAGCCACGCCATGATGGCCAAGGCCACGCACGCCGGCGGACCGCGCGCGCTCCACGGCTTCGCCGCCTGGGCGGCGACGACGCTGTTCGCGGGCGTGACGCTCGTCGCCGTGCTGCCGCATCTCGGCGTGATCGCCGTGGCCTTCTCGCGCGAGTGGTATGGCACCGTGCTCCCGCAGCACCTCACGACGGAGAATTTCCAACTCGCGCTCGGCCACGACCTCACCGTTCCCGCCATCGCCAACAGCCTCAAATACGCGAGTGCCGCCACGATCATCGACCTCCTCCTCGGCACCGCCCTCGCCTACGTCATCGTGCGCTCCCGCATCGCCGGCCGCGCGGTGCTCGATTTTCTCGCCATGCTGCCGCTCGCCGTGCCCGGCCTCGTGCTGGCCTTCGGCTACCTCGCCATGAGTCAGGAAGGAAAGTTCTTTTCCTTCCTCAACCCCATCGCAAATCCGACGCTCCTCTTGATCATCGCCTACTCCGTCCGCCGCCTGCCCTATGTGGTGCGCTCGGCCGCCGCCGGATTCCAACAAACCAGCGAGACGCTCGAAGAAGCCGCGCAAAACCTCGGCTGCCCGCCGCTCAAGGCGA
This window of the Candidatus Didemnitutus sp. genome carries:
- a CDS encoding iron ABC transporter permease yields the protein MSQSFARFVFLGTLLFFAAFFLWPIAQILRGGFVDADGHLTLAYIAALLRDPIYVGALANSFLLALTTTALALGIALPLAVVTDRYAFPFKNLLGALVLVPMILPPFVGAIGIKQILGQSGALNSLIIALGLRPSGWAFDWLGANQFLGIALVNALALYPIIYLNAVAALANIDPALEEAATNLGCTGLRRFRKITLPLITPGLFAGGTIVFIWSFTDLGVPLIFDYARVTPVQIFHGLKDIGGNPFPFALVAITLAASVAIYALGKGLFGRQSHAMMAKATHAGGPRALHGFAAWAATTLFAGVTLVAVLPHLGVIAVAFSREWYGTVLPQHLTTENFQLALGHDLTVPAIANSLKYASAATIIDLLLGTALAYVIVRSRIAGRAVLDFLAMLPLAVPGLVLAFGYLAMSQEGKFFSFLNPIANPTLLLIIAYSVRRLPYVVRSAAAGFQQTSETLEEAAQNLGCPPLKATVKITLPLILANLIAGGLLAFSFAMLEVSDSLILAQKQAFYPITKAIYELFQLLGDGKFLASALGAWAMAFLGITIAGLGILLGRKLGAIFRV